The window CGACCCCCGGGAAGGTGTGTCATCCCGGTGAGCGCCTGACGACCTTGGGTCGGGGCGTTCGGTGGAAGCGTTCGGGGGGAGTGCCCCCGTGCGCTTCTTCGCATTAATCCGAATGCCGGGGATACATTTAACCCCGTTGATTTAGTGGCTCTGTGAGAAAAATAGACACGAGGCGTGCCATAACTTCACGCGCGGTCAGTTGTGACATCAATTCGGTCGAGGGAGAAATCAATGTATTAGTTTCGCGTGCGTGCGAGGTGTCGATAGAATCGACCCGTTGAAGTCGGTTTATAACGGGTCGCTTTATAAGGCCGGAGGTACGATTCACGTGCGAGCAATGAGTGGGCCGGCAGACTCCATCGAGATTCAGAACGTAGTCGCATCGACCGGGATCGGTCAGGAGCTCGACCTCGAAGCCCTCGCCGACGACCTCCCCGGTGCAGATTTCAACCCGGACAACTTCCCGGGTCTCGTCTATCGCACCCAGGACCCGAAAGCCGCTGCGCTCATCTTCCGCTCGGGGAAGATCGTGTGCACGGGCGCAAAGAGTATCGACGACGTGCACGACGCACTGGGAATCATCTTCGACAAGCTTCGCGAGTTGAAGATTCCCGTCGACGACGAGCCAGAGATAACCGTCCAGAACATCGTCTCCAGCGCGGACCTCGGACACAACCTGAACCTGAACGCGCTGGCTATCGGTCTCGGCCTCGAAGACGTCGAGTACGAGCCCGAACAGTTCCCCGGCCTCGTCTATCGGATGGACGAGCCGAAGGTCGTCATCCTGCTTTTCGGTTCCGGGAAAATCGTCATTACCGGCGGAAAGCGGACCGACGACGCGGAGACCGCAGTCGAAGAGATCGTCGAGCGGATCGACGCACTCGGACTGCTCGGATAGACGCTCCCGAACTCTCGATTTTTCGCCGCGTACGGACCTGAACACCCGCAAGTGTAAAATACGAAACAGTCCAACGGATGGGACATGAGTGCGCGGGAGGACGTTGCGT of the Haloferax sp. Atlit-12N genome contains:
- a CDS encoding TATA-box-binding protein, with the protein product MSGPADSIEIQNVVASTGIGQELDLEALADDLPGADFNPDNFPGLVYRTQDPKAAALIFRSGKIVCTGAKSIDDVHDALGIIFDKLRELKIPVDDEPEITVQNIVSSADLGHNLNLNALAIGLGLEDVEYEPEQFPGLVYRMDEPKVVILLFGSGKIVITGGKRTDDAETAVEEIVERIDALGLLG